A part of Mycteria americana isolate JAX WOST 10 ecotype Jacksonville Zoo and Gardens chromosome 28, USCA_MyAme_1.0, whole genome shotgun sequence genomic DNA contains:
- the HOOK2 gene encoding LOW QUALITY PROTEIN: protein Hook homolog 2 (The sequence of the model RefSeq protein was modified relative to this genomic sequence to represent the inferred CDS: inserted 1 base in 1 codon) — MAAMAAGRDVCGPLLTWLQTFAPPSPCDSPRDLASGVALAHVLHSIDASWFNETWLGGXRDDAEDNWRLKVSNLRKVLQSVLEYWQDVLGQAVAEQHVPDVALAAQYADPEQLGKLVRLVLGCAVTCERREEHIQRIMTLEESVQHVVMMAIQELLDKEPSEPAAVETYGNFDTQSRRYYFLSEEPEEAGGPQQRCLELEEQVAALLEEKSSLAEENQVLREEKAQLEADAAGAAAKKLLLLQTQVEQLQEENYRLESGKEELRARCSQLEQQARGLQARAEELSGLAGEARALRDEMDALRASSARAGQLEAAVAAYRGRAAAAGALRRWARALEERHAGQLRRAAALHQQLGRARAGCARLEAARRQVEELSGQHAEAALRAEKWREEFRSLQEKFEALNKEKERLLEERDALREANEELRCAQVQQRCLRQADAVLEEGEGPVGNLAAEILPAELRETVARLQEENRRLQAQEVTLRLQRDQLQQRLRDTERQRLEATGAAELRTAVGDQGDPPKELLLLEETLEELEELPKAGAELPKAGAELQGAEELEPAGDGSGSWRTEELQRSLRQREEALRVLEQRCRRHAGGARMVMQALEPKPLGPAAAPALRALRNQLQEKDALIRHLESDYERSRAQREREERLLVTAWYNMGLALQQQASEAGGPRAPPGGAQSFLAQQRLATAARRARPPHGRPPNR, encoded by the exons ATGGCGGCCATGGCAGCGGGGCGGGACGTGTGCGGGCCGCTGCTCACCTGG CTGCAGACCTTTGCCCCCCCCTCGCCCTGTGACTCCCCCCGGGACCTGGCCAGCGGGGTGGCCCTCGCCCACGTCCTGCACAGCAT cgaCGCCTCGTGGTTCAACGAGACGTGGCTGGGCG TCCGGGACGACGCTGAGGATAACTGGCGGCTGAAG GTGAGCAACCTGCGGAAGGTGCTGCAGAGCGTCCTGGAGTACTGGCAGGAT GTGCTGGGCCAGGCGGTGGCAGAGCAGCACGTGCCCGACGTGGCGCTGGCGGCCCAGTATGCTGACCCGGAGCAACTGGGCAAATTGGTGCGACTGGTGCTGGGGTGCGCAGTGACCTGCGAGAGGCGGGAAG AGCACATCCAGCGCATCATGACACTGGAGGAGTCGGTGCAGCACGTTGTGATGATGGCCATCCAGGAG CTTTTGGATAAAGAGCCGTCAGAGCCAGCGGCGGTGGAGACGTACGGGAACTTCGACACACag TCACGGCGCTATTACTTCCTGAGCGAGGAGCCTGAGGAGGCCGGGGGGCCGCAGCAGCGCTGCCTCgagctggaggagcag GTGGCGGCgctgctggaggagaagagcAGCCTGGCGGAGGAGAACCAGGTGCTGCGGGAGGAGAAAGCGCAGCTGGAGGCCGACGCCGCCGGTGCCGCTGccaagaagctgctgctgctgcagacgcaggtggagcagctgcaggaggagaatTACCG GCTGGAGAGCGGGAAGGAGGAGCTGCGGGCGCGCTGCagccagctggagcagcaggcgCGGGGGCTGCAGGCGCGGGCGGAGGAGCTGAGCGGCCTGGCCGGGGAGGCGCGGGCCCTGCGCGACGAGATGGACGCGCTGAg GGCGTCGTCGGCCCGCGCGGGGCAGCTGGAGGCGGCGGTGGCCGCGtaccggggccgggcggcggcggcgggcgcgctgcGGCGCTGGGCGCGGGCGCTGGAGGAGCGGCACGCGGGGCagctgcgccgcgccgccgccctgcaccagcagctgggCCGCGCGCGGGCGGGCTGCGCGCGGCTGGAGGCGGCCCGCAGGCAG GTGGAGGAGCTGAGCGGGCAGCACGCCGAGGCTGCGCTGCGGGCAGAGAAATGGCGGGAGGAGTTCAGGAGCCTGCAGGAGAAGTTCGAGGCGCTGAACAAGGAGAAGGAG CGGCTGCTGGAGGAGCGGGACGCCCTGCGCGAGGCCAACGAGGAGCTGCGCTGCGCTCAGGTgcagcagcgctgcctgcgccAGGCAG ATGCGGTGCTGGAGGAGGGCGAGGGCCCGGTGGGAAACCTGGCAGCCGAAATCCTCCCTGCGGAGCTGag ggaGACGGTGGCACGGCTGCAGGAGGAGAACCGGCGGCTGCAGGCGCAGGAGGTGACGCTGCGGCTCCAGCGGGACCAGCTCCAGCAGCGGCTGCGTGACACCGAGCGGCAGAG GCTGGAGGCCACAGGGGCGGCGGAGCTGCGGACGGCGGTGGGGGATCAGGGGGACCCCCCCAAGGAG ttgttgctgctggaggagacCCTGGAGGAGCT ggAGGAGCTGCCCAAGGCAGGGGCGGAGCTGCccaaggcaggggcagagctgcaaGGGGCGGAGGAGCTGGAGCCAGCCGGGGACGGCAGTG GGTCGTGGCGCACGGAGGAGCTGCAGCGCAGCCTGCGCCAGCGGGAGGAAGCCCTGCGCGTCCTGGAACAGCGCTGCCGTCGGCACGCGGGGGGGGCCCGCATG GTGATGCAGGCGCTGGAGCCGAAGCCCCtgggccccgccgcagcccccgccctcCGTGCCCTCCGCAACCAGCTGCAGGAGAAGGATGCCCTGATCCGGCACCTGGAg AGCGACTACGAGCGGAGCCGGGcgcagcgggagcgggaggagAGGCTGCTCGTCACCGCCTGGTACAACATG ggcctggcacTCCAGCA